In a genomic window of Aggregatimonas sangjinii:
- a CDS encoding phosphoenolpyruvate carboxylase translates to MQHTKRLKEFKKSVNNKFNVYNSLFLNLPYRNIENVGMLIPLLLDQCQKGLGSGKNPQEILESFFQNYAHLDSEKDRIDFMFRIIQYVERQVVLYDSVEDAAFPKLHEHSSVLTIGDYFELVKKNKSWDKVADKLSTFSARIVLTAHPTQFYTPAVLDIIAELRSLILADKIDEIDVTLQQLGLTSLINAKKPTPLDEAKNIIYILRNVYYDAVGDLYAYIKEYIQNHDFENHNIMKLGFWPGGDRDGNPFVTASITKDVADELRINLMKCYYNDLKRLQRKLTFKDLQEPLRQLRGNLYTAMFDSKKNVGYSDILGPLETIRELLINKYHALYLKDLDYFIDKVKIFKTHFATLDIRQDHSQHLITVEAILKKKGLIKENLSELSAVKLKDALLNKIFKLNPADFEEDIVKDTIQNIQQLKSIQDKNGEEGCNRYIISNSEDIYSVLFVYGLFRWCGWKAEDITFDIVPLFETMKGMATSEDTMESLFKLKEYRAHLERRNNKHTIMLGFSDGTKDGGYVKANWSIFKTKENLSKICKKNKVQALFFDGRGGPPARGGGKTHRFYAAQTKDIANHEIQLTIQGQTITSTYGTKEQFMHNSEQLLTAGLSNNLFGKENIIPAATRKLMEELSELSFAKYDALKHHEKFMPYLENMSTLKYYTKANIGSRPGKRGNKKKLELSDLRAISFVGSWSQLKQNVPGYFGIGTAIKTMKDNGKLRDLKKMYKEIPLFKALMLNSMMSLSKCYFELTGYMKENEEYGEFWKILYAEYQLSKEMLLLISGSKILMENEAVSRESIKIRENIVLPLLVIQQYALQRIGQKSDYNEEYEKIVTRSLYGNINASRNSA, encoded by the coding sequence ATGCAACACACGAAACGTTTAAAAGAGTTTAAAAAGTCGGTCAACAATAAATTCAATGTTTACAATAGCTTGTTCTTGAACCTGCCCTATCGCAACATCGAGAACGTTGGCATGCTCATTCCACTATTATTGGATCAATGTCAAAAAGGACTGGGCTCCGGAAAAAATCCACAGGAAATACTGGAGTCGTTTTTTCAAAACTATGCTCATTTAGATTCCGAAAAAGATCGTATCGATTTCATGTTCCGCATTATTCAATATGTAGAGCGTCAAGTGGTTTTATACGATAGTGTCGAAGATGCCGCGTTCCCTAAATTACACGAGCACAGTAGTGTACTTACCATTGGCGATTACTTCGAATTGGTGAAAAAGAACAAGAGTTGGGACAAGGTGGCCGATAAGTTATCGACCTTTAGCGCCCGGATCGTACTTACGGCTCACCCTACGCAATTTTATACACCGGCCGTTTTGGATATCATTGCAGAACTCAGGTCGTTGATTTTGGCCGATAAGATAGATGAGATTGATGTTACCCTACAACAACTGGGACTCACTTCTTTGATCAATGCCAAAAAACCGACTCCGCTTGACGAGGCCAAAAATATCATTTATATCCTACGGAATGTATATTACGATGCTGTGGGCGATTTGTATGCGTATATCAAGGAATATATTCAAAACCATGATTTTGAAAATCACAACATCATGAAACTTGGATTCTGGCCTGGTGGTGACCGGGACGGGAATCCGTTTGTGACCGCATCGATTACCAAAGATGTGGCCGATGAGCTTCGCATCAATCTGATGAAATGCTATTATAATGATTTAAAGCGCCTACAACGAAAGCTCACTTTTAAAGACTTGCAAGAACCGTTGAGGCAACTGCGTGGCAATCTCTACACGGCGATGTTCGATTCCAAGAAAAATGTAGGGTATTCCGATATCTTGGGGCCTTTGGAAACCATTAGGGAGTTATTGATCAATAAATACCATGCTCTTTACCTAAAAGACTTAGATTATTTTATCGATAAGGTAAAGATTTTCAAGACGCATTTTGCAACCTTGGATATCAGACAAGACCATAGCCAACACCTCATTACGGTCGAGGCTATATTAAAGAAAAAGGGGCTTATCAAAGAGAACCTTTCGGAATTAAGTGCCGTTAAACTTAAGGATGCCTTGCTGAACAAAATTTTTAAACTGAACCCTGCCGATTTTGAGGAAGACATTGTTAAGGATACCATTCAAAATATACAGCAACTCAAGAGTATTCAGGATAAGAACGGTGAGGAAGGTTGTAACCGCTATATTATCAGTAATTCGGAGGATATTTATTCCGTATTGTTCGTTTATGGCCTGTTTCGCTGGTGTGGATGGAAAGCTGAAGATATTACGTTCGATATCGTTCCCTTATTCGAGACCATGAAGGGTATGGCAACTTCCGAAGATACGATGGAATCGCTGTTCAAATTAAAGGAGTACCGGGCGCATCTAGAGCGGCGCAATAATAAGCACACCATAATGCTCGGATTTTCCGACGGTACCAAGGATGGAGGATACGTAAAGGCGAACTGGTCTATTTTTAAAACAAAGGAAAACCTGTCGAAAATCTGTAAAAAGAACAAGGTGCAAGCCCTCTTTTTTGACGGTAGAGGAGGCCCACCGGCCCGTGGCGGAGGAAAAACCCATCGCTTTTATGCCGCCCAGACCAAAGATATTGCCAACCATGAAATTCAGTTGACGATCCAAGGCCAAACGATTACCAGCACCTATGGCACTAAGGAACAGTTCATGCACAATAGTGAGCAATTGCTTACAGCGGGACTTTCGAACAATCTGTTTGGAAAAGAAAATATTATTCCTGCAGCGACGAGGAAGCTCATGGAAGAACTTTCCGAGTTGAGTTTTGCCAAATACGATGCGCTAAAACACCATGAAAAATTTATGCCGTACCTTGAAAATATGAGTACGTTGAAATACTATACCAAGGCGAATATCGGTAGCCGCCCTGGAAAAAGGGGCAACAAGAAAAAATTGGAACTCTCTGATCTTCGGGCCATTTCATTCGTGGGCTCATGGAGTCAGCTTAAACAGAATGTACCGGGATACTTTGGTATCGGGACCGCCATAAAAACCATGAAAGACAATGGCAAATTGCGGGATTTGAAGAAAATGTATAAGGAAATTCCCCTTTTCAAAGCCCTGATGTTAAATAGTATGATGTCGCTTTCAAAGTGTTATTTTGAACTGACCGGTTATATGAAGGAAAACGAGGAATATGGCGAATTTTGGAAAATTCTTTATGCCGAATACCAGCTATCGAAAGAAATGCTTTTGCTCATTTCCGGCTCTAAAATTCTAATGGAAAACGAGGCAGTTTCCAGGGAATCGATAAAAATACGAGAGAATATCGTGCTGCCCCTATTGGTTATTCAACAATATGCCCTACAGCGTATTGGACAGAAATCCGATTACAACGAGGAATACGAAAAAATAGTTACTCGTTCGCTATATGGGAATATTAATGCGAGTAGGAATTCGGCATAG
- a CDS encoding carboxypeptidase-like regulatory domain-containing protein, with product MRCILKQFLFCLFFLLTYTGLAQKISIRDSLNSAPIPFATISFGDGHGTFADEEGTFTFSKKRYPDIDTLFISALGYAEKKVVANTTLTKVLLRPEASQLSEVIVSAPKTGKFKFKKQKAETHTDLFACWLPTVESEVAVLFERYEKKASQISKFYLPINAEREYKSKGKGAFATIFRIQYYENKGGAPGTAIPYSETVFSIDEKEDKVFELDVLPKAIFIPEDGLFVSLQVLGYAKNDGRLAQTKQYREVKTPRGIQKISTSFRPLLPFVKGASNQNTYVRRIFLNNKKWQVFDKTYNKNSKLIQTGNRNYGMGAEFKVWED from the coding sequence ATGCGCTGTATCCTAAAACAATTTCTTTTCTGTCTTTTTTTCTTACTGACCTATACTGGTCTGGCCCAGAAAATATCAATCCGCGACAGTCTTAATTCCGCACCCATACCCTTTGCAACCATTTCATTCGGAGACGGCCATGGTACTTTTGCAGATGAAGAAGGTACCTTTACATTTTCCAAAAAGAGATACCCCGATATCGATACTCTTTTCATTTCGGCTTTGGGATATGCGGAAAAAAAGGTGGTTGCGAATACGACTTTGACCAAGGTACTGCTCCGTCCTGAAGCTTCCCAACTAAGCGAAGTTATCGTATCGGCACCAAAGACAGGGAAGTTCAAATTTAAAAAACAAAAGGCCGAAACGCACACTGATTTGTTCGCCTGCTGGCTACCCACCGTGGAGAGCGAGGTTGCTGTACTTTTTGAACGGTACGAAAAAAAGGCGTCCCAGATCTCAAAATTCTATCTGCCGATCAATGCAGAGCGGGAATACAAATCAAAAGGGAAGGGTGCATTCGCAACAATATTCCGTATACAATACTATGAGAACAAGGGTGGTGCGCCCGGAACGGCAATACCCTATTCCGAAACCGTTTTCTCCATCGATGAAAAGGAGGATAAGGTCTTTGAATTGGATGTATTACCCAAAGCTATTTTTATTCCTGAAGACGGTCTTTTTGTATCGCTGCAGGTATTGGGCTATGCCAAAAACGATGGTCGCTTGGCCCAGACCAAACAGTATCGGGAGGTAAAGACACCCAGAGGTATCCAAAAGATATCCACGTCCTTTAGACCGTTGTTGCCCTTTGTAAAAGGAGCATCAAATCAGAATACCTATGTGCGCCGAATTTTCTTGAACAATAAAAAATGGCAGGTTTTTGACAAGACCTACAACAAGAATTCAAAACTCATACAGACCGGCAATCGGAACTATGGTATGGGTGCTGAGTTCAAGGTCTGGGAAGACTAA
- a CDS encoding M20/M25/M40 family metallo-hydrolase yields MKKILFLLAVTALSTVSAQDAAQLKSKVRHSIDELREFVAIPNDALEHSDINLNLTWLTKKFNARGFNSSVLPTDGESLFFAALPMEDNKPTILFYMHFDGQSVDPSKWDQPDPYKVVLKSEEDGVWKKQSFDSLSSDINHDWRLFGRSTSDDKGPIVMFLNAIDLLKQNNVDIPFNVKVILDSEEEKSSKPLPKAVKQYRELLEADFLVINDGPVHVSGKPTVVYGCRGITTLSLTTYGPIKPQHSGHYGNYAPNPGFQLAKVLSSMKDDDGKVVIPGYYDGITRDAKTIGILKSVPEDAATINGNLAIKTPEQVGSFYQEALQYPSLNIRGLGSGWIGEKARTIVPAAATAELDLRLVPESDGTRLKELVKKHIQDQGYFITDTEPTLEERMAHDKIMRIMEGPVTNAFRTDLDNANGDFLVNTLETVFNDDVVQIRIMGGTVPIAPFINELQIPAFIVPMVNPDNNQHSPNENLKIGQLAYGIQAFYGLLSSSP; encoded by the coding sequence ATGAAAAAAATTCTATTTCTACTGGCCGTTACAGCCCTTTCAACCGTCTCTGCCCAAGATGCCGCCCAGTTAAAATCAAAAGTACGCCATAGCATAGACGAGCTACGTGAATTTGTAGCCATACCCAACGATGCCCTCGAACATTCGGATATTAATCTGAACCTGACTTGGCTGACCAAAAAATTCAATGCCCGCGGCTTTAATTCATCGGTGCTTCCGACTGACGGGGAGTCCCTGTTCTTTGCCGCGCTTCCGATGGAGGACAACAAGCCTACGATTCTGTTCTATATGCATTTTGACGGGCAGTCGGTAGACCCTTCGAAATGGGACCAGCCCGACCCGTACAAAGTAGTTTTAAAATCAGAAGAAGACGGGGTTTGGAAAAAACAATCCTTTGATTCGCTCAGTAGCGACATCAATCACGATTGGCGCTTGTTCGGCCGCTCCACCTCTGATGATAAAGGACCGATTGTCATGTTCCTCAATGCCATTGATCTGCTGAAACAGAATAATGTCGACATTCCTTTTAATGTGAAAGTGATTTTGGATAGCGAAGAGGAAAAAAGCAGCAAACCCTTGCCCAAGGCGGTCAAGCAATATCGCGAACTGTTGGAAGCCGATTTTCTGGTCATTAATGATGGTCCGGTTCACGTATCGGGAAAACCGACCGTAGTATACGGCTGCCGTGGCATTACTACCCTATCCTTAACCACATATGGGCCGATAAAACCTCAGCACAGCGGGCATTATGGTAACTATGCTCCCAACCCGGGCTTTCAGCTGGCAAAAGTACTTTCGAGCATGAAGGATGACGACGGGAAAGTGGTGATACCAGGGTATTACGATGGCATTACCAGGGATGCGAAAACCATAGGCATTTTAAAAAGTGTACCAGAGGATGCGGCAACCATAAACGGAAATCTAGCCATCAAAACTCCCGAACAAGTGGGAAGTTTTTATCAAGAGGCGCTGCAATACCCGTCTTTGAATATTCGTGGACTTGGCTCAGGCTGGATCGGTGAAAAAGCACGAACTATAGTTCCGGCCGCGGCTACTGCTGAATTGGATCTACGCTTGGTTCCCGAATCCGATGGCACTCGCTTAAAGGAATTGGTCAAAAAACATATTCAAGATCAGGGCTATTTCATCACCGATACCGAACCCACTTTGGAAGAACGTATGGCACATGACAAGATCATGCGCATCATGGAAGGTCCCGTGACGAATGCCTTTCGGACCGATCTGGACAATGCCAATGGTGATTTTCTGGTCAATACCCTCGAGACCGTCTTCAACGATGATGTAGTTCAAATACGAATTATGGGCGGTACGGTACCCATCGCTCCATTCATCAATGAACTTCAAATACCGGCATTTATCGTACCCATGGTAAATCCTGACAATAATCAGCACAGCCCCAACGAGAATCTCAAAATCGGACAATTGGCCTACGGAATCCAAGCCTTTTATGGTCTATTGAGTAGTAGTCCGTAG
- the trpA gene encoding tryptophan synthase subunit alpha, with translation MNNRINQKLQEDKKLLSIYFTAGYPSLNDTEKIIEDLEKNGVDMVEIGLPFSDPLADGPTIQESSTAALKNGMTTEILFEQLKDIRKSVSIPLIVMGYFNPMLQYGVEAFCKKCNKIGIDGIIMPDLPLDVYQSDYEAVFKKCGLINVFLITPQTSDERIRQIDEASNGFIYMVSSASVTGSKSGFGKEQKTYFQRIAEMQLKNPQIVGFGIKDAETFQTATKNAKGAIIGSAFIKHLTAHGADSVSDFVQKIR, from the coding sequence ATGAATAACAGAATAAACCAAAAACTCCAAGAGGACAAAAAACTCCTATCCATCTACTTTACCGCGGGCTACCCTTCCTTAAATGACACCGAAAAAATCATAGAGGATTTAGAGAAAAACGGCGTCGATATGGTTGAAATCGGCTTGCCGTTCAGCGACCCTTTGGCCGATGGACCGACCATTCAGGAAAGTTCTACCGCTGCCCTTAAAAATGGTATGACGACAGAGATACTATTCGAGCAACTGAAGGACATTCGAAAAAGCGTTTCCATTCCGCTAATCGTTATGGGGTATTTTAATCCGATGTTGCAATACGGGGTGGAAGCCTTTTGTAAAAAATGTAATAAAATCGGTATTGATGGCATTATCATGCCCGACTTGCCGCTCGACGTGTATCAGAGCGATTATGAGGCCGTATTTAAAAAGTGCGGTCTGATCAATGTGTTCTTGATTACTCCGCAAACCAGCGATGAACGCATTCGTCAGATCGACGAAGCATCAAACGGTTTCATTTACATGGTAAGTTCGGCAAGTGTGACCGGTTCGAAGTCAGGGTTTGGTAAGGAACAGAAAACCTATTTTCAACGTATTGCCGAAATGCAGTTGAAAAATCCACAAATCGTTGGTTTTGGCATTAAGGATGCAGAAACCTTTCAAACTGCCACCAAAAACGCCAAAGGTGCTATCATCGGCTCGGCCTTTATCAAACATTTGACCGCCCACGGGGCGGACTCCGTTTCGGATTTTGTTCAAAAAATAAGATAG
- a CDS encoding GIY-YIG nuclease family protein, which produces MHKYYVYILTNKNHTVLYAGMTNNLKSRIQQHKSKNNKSFTQKYSVHKLVYFEKTQYVNNAIKREKQLKHWRRQWKENLINDMNPDWNDLSWMLGD; this is translated from the coding sequence ATGCATAAGTATTATGTATACATACTAACAAACAAAAACCATACTGTTTTATATGCAGGGATGACAAATAATTTGAAATCACGAATACAACAACATAAATCAAAAAATAATAAAAGCTTCACACAAAAGTATAGTGTTCATAAATTGGTCTATTTTGAAAAAACGCAATATGTAAACAATGCAATCAAAAGAGAAAAACAATTAAAACATTGGCGTAGACAATGGAAAGAGAATTTGATAAATGACATGAACCCAGATTGGAATGACCTTTCTTGGATGTTGGGAGACTGA
- the trpB gene encoding tryptophan synthase subunit beta → MQKEKTKNTSIKGPEHHGPYHADEKGYYGEFGGAFIPEMLYPNVEELRQKYLDIMYEESFQEEFHQLLKDYVGRPSPLYFAKRLSQKHGCKVYLKREDLNHTGAHKVNNTIGQILMAQRLGKRRIIAETGAGQHGVATATVCALMGMECIVYMGEIDIARQAPNVARMKMLGAEVRPALSGSRTLKDATNEAIRDWINNPVDTHYIIGSAIGPHPYPDMVTRFQSVISEEIKWQLKGKEGRENPDYVVACIGGGSNAAGTYYHFLNEPEVGIIAVEAAGKGVDSGESAATSALGKVGIIHGCKTMLMQTADGQITEPYSISAGLDYPGVGPMHSHLHKSGRAEFYSATDDEAMTAGLELSQLEGIIPAIETGHAFAIFEHRKFKPDDIVVIGLSGRGDKDLNTYIDYFGLK, encoded by the coding sequence ATGCAGAAAGAAAAAACAAAGAATACTTCGATTAAAGGACCGGAGCACCATGGACCATACCACGCGGATGAAAAAGGATATTATGGTGAATTTGGAGGCGCCTTTATTCCTGAAATGCTTTATCCCAATGTTGAGGAATTACGCCAAAAGTACTTGGATATCATGTATGAGGAATCTTTTCAGGAAGAATTCCATCAATTACTGAAAGACTATGTTGGTAGGCCTTCGCCTCTATACTTTGCGAAACGTCTGTCTCAAAAGCATGGCTGCAAAGTATACCTGAAACGGGAAGATCTCAACCATACTGGAGCGCATAAGGTGAACAACACCATAGGTCAGATTTTGATGGCGCAACGCTTGGGTAAAAGAAGAATCATTGCCGAAACCGGCGCGGGCCAGCACGGTGTCGCTACGGCTACTGTGTGTGCCTTAATGGGTATGGAATGTATTGTATACATGGGCGAAATAGATATTGCCCGACAAGCACCGAATGTAGCCAGAATGAAAATGTTGGGAGCCGAAGTACGACCCGCCTTGTCCGGAAGCCGTACCTTGAAAGATGCCACGAACGAAGCCATTCGCGATTGGATCAACAATCCTGTCGATACCCATTATATTATCGGATCTGCCATCGGGCCGCATCCCTACCCCGATATGGTCACACGATTTCAATCGGTTATTTCCGAAGAGATCAAATGGCAATTAAAGGGAAAAGAGGGCCGCGAAAATCCGGACTATGTCGTTGCCTGTATCGGTGGTGGCAGCAATGCCGCAGGAACTTATTATCACTTTTTAAATGAACCTGAAGTTGGTATCATAGCTGTCGAAGCTGCCGGTAAAGGAGTCGATTCCGGGGAAAGCGCGGCGACTTCGGCTTTGGGGAAAGTGGGTATCATTCACGGCTGTAAAACCATGTTGATGCAAACAGCAGACGGACAAATTACAGAACCCTATTCCATTTCCGCTGGATTGGATTACCCCGGTGTTGGACCTATGCATTCCCATTTGCACAAATCCGGCAGGGCGGAATTTTATTCGGCCACTGACGACGAAGCAATGACCGCTGGTCTGGAGCTTTCGCAGCTGGAAGGAATCATTCCGGCCATAGAGACAGGCCACGCGTTCGCCATATTCGAGCATCGAAAATTCAAACCGGACGATATTGTGGTTATCGGTTTGTCGGGGCGCGGGGATAAGGACTTGAATACCTATATCGACTATTTTGGGTTAAAATAG
- a CDS encoding phosphoribosylanthranilate isomerase has product MNKNTMEVAALRPDYLGFIFWEPSKRYFEGQMPSIPHHIKKVGVFVDAPLSDILEKVKTCGLLLVQMHGKETPAFCDELKKAIPNIKIIKVFSVKDDFDFGQLKPFEDVCDYYLFDTKGKLPGGNGYAFNWEILKQYPSTKPYFLSGGIGLEEIDSIKKFMNRPEAKYCEVIDVNSKFEDMPGLKNIEKLQSFKMELK; this is encoded by the coding sequence ATGAATAAAAATACCATGGAGGTGGCTGCGTTGAGACCCGACTATTTGGGTTTTATCTTCTGGGAACCCTCCAAACGATATTTTGAAGGGCAAATGCCATCGATTCCACATCATATCAAAAAGGTAGGTGTATTTGTCGATGCCCCACTCTCGGACATTCTCGAAAAGGTCAAAACCTGCGGACTACTATTGGTGCAAATGCATGGCAAAGAAACGCCTGCATTTTGCGATGAACTGAAAAAAGCGATTCCAAATATAAAGATCATCAAGGTTTTTTCCGTAAAAGACGATTTCGATTTCGGACAACTGAAGCCTTTCGAGGATGTGTGTGATTATTATCTGTTCGATACGAAAGGAAAACTACCGGGTGGAAATGGCTACGCTTTTAATTGGGAAATACTAAAGCAATACCCTTCTACCAAGCCTTATTTTTTAAGTGGGGGCATTGGGTTGGAAGAAATCGATTCCATCAAAAAGTTTATGAATCGTCCGGAAGCGAAATACTGTGAGGTTATTGATGTGAACAGTAAATTTGAGGATATGCCTGGCTTGAAAAATATTGAAAAGTTGCAAAGTTTTAAAATGGAGCTAAAATAA
- the trpC gene encoding indole-3-glycerol phosphate synthase TrpC has translation MNILDKIIADKRKEVDLKKSLIPASQLEASALFDRDTFSLAKALRDSSTGIIAEHKRRSPSKSTINQDTNVGQVARGYQKAGVCGMSVLTDIKYFGGSLEDLVLARASVTIPLLRKEFIIDEYQVLEAKAHGADVILLIAAVLSRAEIKIFSELAKSLDMEVLLEVHNKTELQKSIMPSLDMLGVNNRNLKTFEVSLETSKTLSELIPDDFVKVSESGISTIDAITDLKPYGYQGFLIGENFMKTADPGKSAAEFIQKIN, from the coding sequence ATGAACATTCTAGATAAAATAATAGCGGACAAACGAAAAGAAGTCGATTTGAAAAAATCACTTATTCCTGCCTCGCAGTTGGAAGCTTCCGCCCTATTCGATCGCGATACTTTTTCATTGGCAAAGGCCTTGCGAGATAGTTCAACGGGCATCATCGCTGAACACAAAAGACGTTCGCCCTCCAAATCTACCATCAATCAAGATACCAATGTGGGCCAAGTTGCCAGAGGGTATCAAAAAGCTGGCGTATGCGGGATGAGCGTACTTACCGATATCAAATATTTTGGAGGCTCGTTGGAAGACTTGGTATTGGCACGCGCATCCGTGACCATACCCTTGCTGCGAAAAGAGTTTATTATTGACGAATACCAAGTTCTGGAGGCCAAGGCCCACGGCGCAGATGTAATCCTATTGATTGCGGCGGTGTTGTCCAGAGCAGAAATAAAAATCTTTTCCGAACTTGCCAAAAGCTTGGATATGGAAGTGTTGCTGGAGGTTCATAACAAAACGGAATTACAGAAATCTATCATGCCGAGTTTGGACATGTTGGGCGTCAATAATCGTAATCTAAAAACTTTCGAAGTGAGTTTAGAGACCAGTAAAACGTTGTCGGAATTGATTCCAGATGACTTCGTTAAAGTTTCCGAAAGTGGAATCAGTACTATCGACGCAATTACGGATTTAAAACCATACGGCTATCAAGGTTTTTTAATTGGTGAGAATTTTATGAAAACAGCCGATCCCGGCAAAAGCGCTGCAGAATTTATTCAAAAAATAAATTAG
- the trpD gene encoding anthranilate phosphoribosyltransferase: MKQTLNKLINHDILSKEDAKQILVNIAKGDYNTSQIAAFLTVYMMRSITIEELEGFRDALLELCLAVDLSAYNPVDLCGTGGDGKDTFNISTLASFVTAGAGIKVTKHGNYGVSSKCGSSNVMEFLGIKFSNKADFLERSIDEAGICVLHAPLFHPAMKNVAPIRRELGVKTFFNMLGPMVNPAFPKNQMVGVFNLELARMYGYLYQNTDKHFTVLHALDGYDEISLTGNTKTISNTSEGMIKPSDFGVSTIKQSDIVGGDDIAESAGIFLNVLQGKGTEAQNNVVCANAGVAIATVENIHIKDGFEKAKESLLNGSGLKALKRLQELSKN; this comes from the coding sequence CGCAAAGCAGATCTTGGTCAATATTGCAAAGGGCGATTACAATACCAGCCAGATCGCCGCCTTTCTGACCGTGTATATGATGCGCAGTATTACCATAGAAGAGTTGGAAGGTTTTCGGGATGCGCTACTGGAATTGTGTTTGGCGGTAGATCTATCGGCCTACAATCCGGTTGATCTATGCGGAACGGGCGGTGACGGTAAAGACACTTTCAATATTTCCACCTTGGCCTCTTTTGTAACCGCCGGAGCAGGAATCAAGGTTACTAAACATGGTAATTACGGCGTTTCCTCTAAATGTGGCAGCAGTAATGTCATGGAGTTTTTAGGTATCAAATTCAGCAATAAGGCAGATTTTTTAGAACGGTCGATCGATGAAGCGGGCATTTGCGTATTGCACGCTCCCCTATTCCACCCGGCCATGAAGAATGTGGCTCCCATCCGAAGGGAATTGGGGGTCAAGACCTTTTTCAATATGTTAGGACCAATGGTTAATCCAGCCTTTCCGAAGAACCAAATGGTCGGGGTGTTTAATCTGGAATTGGCGCGTATGTACGGCTATCTCTACCAGAACACCGATAAGCATTTCACGGTCTTACACGCTTTGGACGGGTATGATGAAATATCCTTGACGGGAAATACCAAAACGATTTCCAATACCAGTGAAGGCATGATCAAACCTTCCGATTTTGGGGTAAGCACTATCAAGCAATCCGATATCGTTGGTGGTGACGACATCGCCGAATCAGCGGGAATATTCTTAAACGTGCTACAGGGCAAGGGCACAGAGGCACAGAACAATGTGGTTTGTGCTAACGCGGGCGTTGCCATTGCGACGGTCGAGAACATCCACATTAAGGATGGTTTTGAGAAAGCCAAGGAATCGCTATTGAATGGTAGTGGATTGAAAGCCTTGAAGCGGTTGCAAGAATTGAGCAAAAATTAA